Genomic DNA from Peribacillus simplex NBRC 15720 = DSM 1321:
CTCTTTTTGAAGCTGAAGGCGTTTTGACTTGTATTTCTCGAGGAGCTGATTCTTGCTGGATTCCGTTAATACTTGGTTAACGATTACATTTTGGAGAATTTTCATTCCAGCACCTCCTATTATCTATGATTTCTTATTTCCTTCAAAAAATATGTATGATGGGGTAATCTTTTTGAAATGGGGGTCATTCTCTTAAGTATAACGTAAATCGGTAAAAGATGCGTCTTAAAAAGGCGTAAAGTTTAAAGTCCGGGTCCATTCAATTAGGATCTAAGTCGGAATTTCACTTTCTTGAAGTACAAAAAAAGGAGGGCTATTAACCCTCCTTATTCGGAAATCTCCAAATAGATTTTCTTCTGCTGTGAAGATCCTGCTGCATATACCACAGTCCGAATCGCCTTAGCAACACGCCCTTGTTTACCGATTACCTTGCCCATGTCCTCTTTATGAACGGAGAGGATATAAACAATCCGGTCGGATTCTTCCTTGGAGGTCACGATGACTTCTTCCGGATAATCCACAAGTGCTGAAACAATTGTTTCAATCAGTGCTTTCATCAACTACCGTCGATTACTTGCTGTTTTTTGCAACATGGAATTTTTCCATGATGCCTTGTGTAGAGAATAAGTTACGAACTGTATCAGATGGTTTAGCTCCATCTTGTAACCATTTAAGAGCAAGCTCTTCGTTGATTTCAACTTTAGCTGGTTGAGTCACCGGGTTATAAGTTCCTACCACTTCAATGTAACGTCCGTCACGTGGTGAACGAGAATCTGCAACTACAATACGATAGAAAGGAGATTTTTTAGCTCCCATACGTTTTAAGCGAATTTTTACTGCCATTTTAAATAAGCACCTCCGAATAGTTTCACACAAGATAGTATAATATCAAATGTCTTGCATGTTTGTAAAGGTTTTTTTCTTAACAGGTGAAAAAAGTGTTGAAATACATGGCTTCGACCCGTATTTCTCCTCAGTTTTGACCTAAAATAAACCTTACATGAACGGGAATTTGAATCCCTTTTTCTTTCCTTTTTGCATGTTCGTAACCTGTTTCATCATCTTTTTCATTTCTTCGAATTGCTTCAGTAAACGGTTCACTTCTTGAATCGATCTGCCGCTTCCTTTGGCAATCCGTTTCTTGCGGGATGCATTCATGGTTTCTGGATGTTCCTTTTCATGCGTTGTCATTGAACGGATGATAGCTTCAACATGACCGATCTGTTTCTCATCGATCTGAAGGTTGTCCATCCCTTTCATTTTATTCGCACCGGGAATCATTTTCAGAATATCATCAAGCGGTCCCATATTCCGCACCTGACCAAGCTGCTCAAGGAAATCATCAAAGGTAAAAGTGGCTGTACGCATCTTTTTCTCTAATTCTTTCGCTTTTTCTTCATCTACATTGGCCTGTGCTTTTTCGATAAGGGTCAATACATCACCCATGCCGAGGATCCTTGACGCCATCCGTTCTGGATGGAACGCTTCAAGTGCATCCAATTTTTCACCCATACCGACGAATTTAATCGGCGTGTTGGTGACTGAACGAATTGAAAGTGCCGCACCACCACGTGTATCCCCATCAAGTTTCGTTAATACGACTCCTGTCAGGCCTAG
This window encodes:
- the rpsP gene encoding 30S ribosomal protein S16, coding for MAVKIRLKRMGAKKSPFYRIVVADSRSPRDGRYIEVVGTYNPVTQPAKVEINEELALKWLQDGAKPSDTVRNLFSTQGIMEKFHVAKNSK
- a CDS encoding KH domain-containing protein, which produces MKALIETIVSALVDYPEEVIVTSKEESDRIVYILSVHKEDMGKVIGKQGRVAKAIRTVVYAAGSSQQKKIYLEISE